The following are encoded together in the Sediminitomix flava genome:
- a CDS encoding YfhO family protein: MNFKKTIPYWVAIPIFFLVTIAYFNVEILDGKKLPQSDLVQFEGMSHLSQEFAKESGEVALWNVAMFGGFPEYLFSSIQNDPLQYIFLTLNGFLHTAHEVPATVFCLMLCFWLMALCFRINPWVAIIGAVVFAFNAFYISSIEAGHMTKMWATAFACLVLGGMKLLFDRKILLGAGVLSLGLALQIRANHLQITYYLIFVCAIYAFSELYFAYKKGTVQKFMTQIAPVMLGAVLLGAATQTYKIWTTQEYSEYSIRGKRELTPLDGNKQDLGKDGLDKDYAFSWSEGKLESLTLLVPNFYGSSSQESISPDGPMAQALEQVAGKQQASRLVNDPNFKLPLYFGDQPFTAGPIYLGAVMCFLFALGVVLMENKTRWWMIASIILMAMISWGNNLQWFNYTLFDYFPGFNKFRTVAMALGVACLVMCLLGTLGLDKLIKEREQVDLKKLLCALGASGGVALLIFLTAGMMNTHGAQDASIFQRMLGTNDARVIGAFTDGIAAERVSFIRTDAIRSVVLIALAFVAIFLYIKEKISANIVLVVVGLLAVGDVWGVSKRYLNDSDFVKTRQKKSHVKTAADKEILKDKDPNYRVLNIAGNPFNEANTSYFHKSIGGYFAAKMRRYQDLIERELQPEQMKLFNGLKQGQIPADLPAINMLNAKYLKAGNNAKDVILNPHAMGHAWFVESVKTVQFADEEIAALGQLDVKKEAVLDESKFELSKTSYNVDGVATATLNSFNNRHISYSTSNANDGLLVFSEIYYPKGWEVKIDGKEVDMKRVNYVLRALEVPAGKHEITFDFNPSSFVAGSKVSYAASYLSLLIFLIAAGLSVKQRVEKK; the protein is encoded by the coding sequence ATGAATTTTAAGAAAACTATACCATATTGGGTAGCTATACCCATTTTTTTCTTGGTGACCATCGCATATTTTAATGTAGAAATTTTGGATGGTAAAAAGCTACCTCAAAGTGATCTAGTACAATTTGAGGGTATGAGCCACTTGTCTCAAGAATTTGCAAAAGAATCAGGTGAAGTAGCCCTATGGAATGTTGCAATGTTTGGCGGATTTCCAGAGTATCTATTTAGCTCGATCCAGAATGATCCATTACAATATATCTTTCTTACATTAAATGGTTTTTTACATACAGCCCATGAAGTTCCAGCTACTGTATTCTGCCTTATGCTTTGTTTTTGGCTAATGGCACTTTGTTTTAGGATAAATCCGTGGGTGGCAATCATTGGTGCGGTCGTTTTTGCTTTTAATGCTTTCTATATCAGTAGTATTGAGGCTGGGCATATGACAAAAATGTGGGCAACTGCATTTGCTTGTCTAGTTTTAGGAGGAATGAAACTTCTTTTCGATCGGAAAATACTACTTGGAGCAGGAGTTTTATCGTTAGGGCTTGCACTTCAAATTAGAGCGAATCACTTGCAAATTACATATTATCTGATTTTTGTTTGCGCAATTTATGCATTCAGTGAATTGTATTTTGCCTACAAAAAAGGAACTGTTCAGAAGTTTATGACGCAAATAGCTCCAGTGATGTTAGGAGCTGTTTTGTTGGGTGCTGCAACCCAAACGTATAAGATTTGGACTACGCAAGAATATAGTGAGTACTCCATTCGTGGAAAAAGAGAGTTGACTCCATTAGACGGAAATAAACAGGATTTAGGAAAAGATGGATTAGACAAAGATTACGCCTTCAGTTGGAGTGAAGGAAAGTTAGAGTCTTTGACACTTTTAGTCCCTAATTTCTATGGAAGTAGTAGCCAAGAAAGTATTAGCCCAGACGGGCCAATGGCACAAGCTTTAGAGCAAGTAGCAGGCAAGCAACAGGCTAGCAGATTGGTGAATGATCCAAACTTTAAATTGCCTTTGTACTTCGGAGATCAGCCTTTTACTGCTGGCCCAATCTACTTAGGAGCGGTAATGTGTTTCCTTTTTGCTTTAGGTGTTGTACTGATGGAAAATAAGACTCGTTGGTGGATGATTGCTTCAATAATCCTAATGGCAATGATTTCTTGGGGTAACAATCTACAATGGTTCAATTATACTTTATTCGATTACTTCCCTGGTTTCAATAAATTCAGAACTGTAGCAATGGCGCTTGGAGTGGCTTGTTTAGTGATGTGCTTATTAGGAACATTAGGTTTGGATAAACTGATCAAAGAAAGAGAACAAGTTGATCTTAAAAAGCTTCTTTGTGCCTTGGGTGCTTCGGGTGGTGTAGCTTTATTGATATTCCTAACTGCTGGAATGATGAACACACACGGAGCTCAAGATGCTTCTATTTTCCAAAGAATGTTAGGTACAAATGATGCGAGAGTGATCGGTGCATTTACGGATGGAATAGCAGCTGAGCGTGTCTCTTTCATAAGAACGGATGCAATCAGATCAGTTGTTCTTATTGCTTTAGCTTTTGTAGCGATCTTCTTATACATAAAAGAAAAAATCAGTGCAAATATTGTATTGGTTGTAGTAGGTCTGTTGGCTGTAGGAGATGTTTGGGGAGTATCTAAAAGGTATTTAAATGACAGTGATTTTGTAAAAACTAGACAAAAGAAAAGTCATGTGAAAACTGCCGCAGATAAAGAAATTCTTAAAGATAAAGACCCTAACTACCGAGTTCTGAATATCGCAGGTAATCCATTCAATGAGGCAAATACATCTTATTTCCATAAATCTATTGGAGGATATTTTGCAGCAAAAATGCGTAGGTATCAGGATTTGATAGAAAGAGAGCTTCAGCCAGAACAAATGAAATTATTCAATGGCTTAAAACAAGGACAAATTCCTGCAGATTTACCGGCTATCAATATGCTTAATGCGAAATATTTGAAGGCAGGGAATAATGCAAAAGATGTGATCTTGAACCCACACGCAATGGGACATGCTTGGTTTGTTGAGTCAGTAAAGACCGTACAATTTGCTGATGAAGAAATCGCAGCATTGGGGCAGTTGGATGTAAAAAAAGAAGCTGTTCTTGACGAAAGTAAGTTTGAACTTTCAAAAACAAGCTATAATGTAGACGGGGTAGCAACTGCAACTTTAAACAGTTTCAATAACCGTCATATTTCATACTCGACTTCAAATGCTAATGATGGACTTTTAGTATTCTCAGAAATCTATTACCCGAAAGGATGGGAAGTAAAAATAGATGGTAAAGAAGTAGACATGAAGCGAGTAAACTATGTGTTGAGAGCTTTAGAAGTTCCTGCAGGAAAGCATGAAATTACTTTCGATTTCAACCCAAGTTCATTTGTGGCTGGATCGAAAGTTTCATATGCGGCATCGTATTTATCGCTTCTTATTTTCTTGATTGCAGCTGGTTTGAGTGTCAAACAAAGAGTAGAAAAGAAATAA
- a CDS encoding glycosyltransferase, producing MKILHINTSDQHGGAENIAYSLMQEFGGKMLVKIKHRTDSNIKTFKRSLISYFLEGIDSILYRAFKRTIFSDFGVLYDIHGTWKFLKNNLWYTEADCIFIHNVHGGYFDLKTLEKISEEKKVIWVLHDMWCMTGGEAHTMENKNFKNGNSNTPFNKIYPLKHPILDFRSQFLKRKKNIYQNSPKIVFVAVSKWIAKDFKESFTAHSNIDIRVIRNGIDTEVFFNLNQRISEQTSLLFFNSPNPFKGSDLVRKVASKINGDFKLITVGDKVEGIENQELIRPTYNPIEMNKIYNKADVLIFPSKMEALGLVALEGMAAGMYVVGSDTGGSKEVIDENNGLTFKNNDADSLNETIDQCLKIPIEQLRELGYENAENIRKSWSKDQMIEAYQQLLL from the coding sequence ATGAAAATTCTTCACATTAATACATCTGATCAACATGGAGGAGCTGAAAATATAGCTTATAGCCTAATGCAAGAATTTGGCGGTAAGATGCTTGTAAAAATAAAGCATAGAACTGATTCAAATATTAAAACTTTCAAAAGGAGTCTTATAAGTTACTTTCTAGAAGGTATAGATTCTATTTTATATAGAGCTTTTAAAAGAACAATTTTCTCAGATTTTGGAGTTTTGTATGATATTCATGGTACTTGGAAATTCCTAAAAAATAACCTTTGGTACACTGAGGCTGATTGTATATTTATACATAATGTACATGGAGGATATTTTGATTTAAAAACACTTGAAAAGATCAGTGAAGAAAAAAAAGTAATTTGGGTTCTTCACGATATGTGGTGTATGACTGGTGGTGAAGCACACACCATGGAAAATAAAAATTTTAAGAACGGAAATTCTAATACACCTTTTAATAAAATTTACCCATTAAAACATCCTATTTTAGATTTTCGAAGTCAATTTCTAAAACGTAAAAAAAATATTTATCAAAACAGTCCTAAGATAGTTTTTGTAGCTGTTTCGAAATGGATTGCAAAAGATTTTAAAGAGTCATTTACTGCTCACTCAAATATTGATATTCGAGTAATTAGAAATGGAATAGATACTGAGGTATTTTTTAATCTAAATCAAAGAATATCAGAACAAACTAGTTTACTTTTTTTTAATTCCCCAAACCCTTTTAAGGGAAGTGATTTAGTTAGAAAAGTTGCTTCTAAGATTAATGGAGACTTTAAGTTGATTACAGTAGGAGATAAAGTTGAAGGGATTGAAAATCAAGAATTAATTAGACCTACTTATAATCCTATAGAGATGAATAAAATCTATAATAAAGCAGATGTATTGATTTTCCCTTCTAAAATGGAAGCATTAGGTCTTGTTGCTTTAGAAGGTATGGCTGCAGGAATGTATGTTGTAGGTAGTGACACAGGAGGTAGTAAAGAAGTCATTGACGAAAATAATGGATTAACATTTAAAAATAATGATGCAGATAGTTTGAATGAAACTATTGATCAATGTCTTAAGATTCCAATTGAACAACTTCGAGAATTAGGATATGAGAATGCCGAAAATATTAGAAAATCTTGGTCAAAAGACCAGATGATTGAAGCATATCAGCAATTATTATTATAA
- a CDS encoding flippase, which translates to MIHKLKKIFNKNTPKSDTFRLIGNINWLALDRIVRMGGGVFVNAAVSRYLGPESMGKWDTALAFMGVYVVFSALGSERILTRDLVDATENKKSEILGTAAITRIISSLVFSIICAFSILFLNTDDPEQVTVGIIISIGIFFQAADIITYFYQANLLSKRIVQTKTIAFIVSSVLKLILIYLNAELIAFASTYLIEVGLSSILLLRMYQKNENRGIRSWTFSFIEAQKQLKEGGPLLISGLAYMIYVRADQLMIGEMLTKTDVGVYSRAIKLYEIPMAIYGIFATTLFPKLTSLFKDDERRFMEGYKLSATLMTFIAYLGVIVTWLVGQYVILVLYGEQYSGAIKVLNVLMIGIVFLYNAGQRGNYLLLNGLYNIIIINAVLSAVLNIVLNYYLIPKYGILGAAWASVITQFFVLELSNLFFKGTRNIFYIQLKALFLIHIHRYIYQIKNKI; encoded by the coding sequence GTGATACACAAATTAAAGAAGATATTTAATAAAAATACGCCTAAAAGCGACACATTTAGGCTCATTGGTAATATTAATTGGCTTGCATTAGATCGTATTGTCCGTATGGGAGGTGGGGTTTTTGTAAACGCCGCAGTAAGTCGGTATTTAGGTCCTGAGTCCATGGGTAAATGGGATACGGCATTAGCATTTATGGGCGTTTATGTAGTATTTTCTGCTTTAGGAAGTGAAAGAATCCTTACAAGAGATCTAGTCGATGCTACTGAAAATAAAAAATCAGAAATTCTAGGAACAGCCGCGATCACAAGAATTATTTCATCTCTTGTTTTCTCAATTATTTGTGCATTTTCAATTCTATTTCTAAATACAGATGATCCTGAACAAGTTACTGTAGGAATAATTATCTCGATCGGAATATTTTTTCAGGCAGCAGATATTATCACCTATTTCTATCAAGCAAATCTATTATCTAAAAGAATAGTACAAACTAAGACTATTGCTTTTATAGTTTCTTCAGTTCTAAAACTAATATTGATTTACCTCAATGCAGAGCTAATTGCTTTTGCTAGCACTTACCTCATAGAAGTGGGATTATCCTCTATTCTTTTGTTAAGAATGTATCAGAAGAATGAAAATAGAGGTATAAGATCTTGGACTTTTTCTTTTATAGAAGCTCAAAAGCAACTCAAAGAAGGTGGGCCATTATTAATTTCTGGTTTGGCTTATATGATTTATGTTAGAGCTGATCAGTTAATGATTGGTGAGATGCTAACGAAAACAGATGTAGGGGTTTATAGCAGAGCGATTAAGCTTTATGAAATTCCGATGGCGATTTATGGAATCTTTGCAACAACTCTATTTCCTAAACTTACTAGTCTTTTCAAAGACGATGAAAGACGTTTCATGGAAGGCTATAAGTTGAGTGCTACTTTAATGACCTTCATAGCTTATCTTGGAGTTATTGTTACTTGGTTAGTTGGCCAATATGTTATTCTAGTACTGTATGGAGAACAATACTCTGGAGCAATCAAAGTCTTAAATGTATTAATGATTGGTATTGTTTTTTTATACAATGCAGGGCAAAGAGGAAATTATTTATTATTAAATGGACTCTATAATATTATTATTATAAATGCAGTATTATCTGCAGTATTGAATATAGTTCTGAACTATTATTTGATTCCAAAATATGGTATTTTAGGGGCTGCTTGGGCTTCTGTGATTACACAATTTTTTGTTCTGGAACTAAGTAACCTATTTTTCAAGGGGACTAGAAATATTTTTTATATACAGCTTAAAGCACTTTTTCTTATTCATATTCATAGATATATCTATCAGATAAAAAACAAAATATAA
- a CDS encoding class I SAM-dependent methyltransferase: MVKLIQTFFTPIVGKDRAWRFSIMLKAFGDVFFYKKSFFSEIGWLKAYDQKIPVDNNNNPLPWVTYSFIDFVTPRLDKRFNIFEYGSGYSTLYYSKYVNKVYSVEHDKEWYEGVKDQMRDNVELHYVPLSEGEKYVSKSSQEEPFQLVIVDGRRRNLCLEHALEVITEDGVIVLDDSERDKYKKGKDLLIEKGFKEITFTGIAPGMFLNKSTTIFYRNQNCLNI, encoded by the coding sequence ATGGTTAAACTAATTCAGACTTTTTTTACTCCTATAGTGGGAAAAGATCGAGCATGGAGATTTAGTATTATGCTAAAAGCATTTGGAGATGTATTCTTCTACAAGAAAAGTTTTTTTAGCGAGATAGGCTGGCTAAAAGCTTATGATCAAAAGATACCTGTGGATAACAATAACAATCCACTACCTTGGGTGACGTATAGTTTTATCGATTTTGTAACACCAAGATTAGATAAACGTTTCAATATTTTTGAATATGGTTCAGGTTACTCCACTTTATATTATTCAAAATATGTGAATAAGGTGTATTCAGTAGAGCACGATAAAGAATGGTATGAGGGAGTTAAAGACCAGATGAGAGATAATGTTGAATTACATTATGTCCCCCTATCAGAGGGAGAGAAATATGTGTCTAAATCATCTCAAGAGGAACCGTTTCAACTTGTTATTGTAGATGGTCGAAGACGAAATCTATGTCTGGAACATGCTTTAGAGGTAATTACAGAAGATGGTGTTATTGTATTAGATGATTCTGAAAGAGACAAATACAAGAAGGGTAAAGATCTTCTTATAGAGAAAGGATTCAAGGAAATTACATTTACAGGTATCGCTCCTGGAATGTTTTTAAATAAATCTACTACAATCTTTTATAGAAATCAGAATTGTTTAAATATTTAG
- a CDS encoding glycosyltransferase family protein, producing the protein MEYAPIALFVYNRPDHALKTLEALSINQGAEKSKLYIFADGPKQNVNSVDLDKIQQTRTTIEKKKWCGEVEIIYSEKNKGLAKSITEGVNLLLNKYGKIIVLEDDIVTSQGFLSFMNNSLSYYENEEKVMHIGGFLPPNQKLASTLETPFFSPFMSCWGWATWKRAWDKINLNENELHQYLQDNNSFNEYNLDGTLEFHKQLEDNISGKISTWAIKWYSSIFIEKGLCLYPHHSMVQNIGQDGSGVHSGTMYYNPYYIEKLLESETIPSSLLIEESQVGREYLKSFYNNLKKKSFRRYMIKAFNKIQTLLK; encoded by the coding sequence ATGGAGTACGCGCCTATAGCACTTTTTGTCTATAATAGACCAGACCATGCTTTGAAAACGCTTGAGGCTTTGTCCATTAATCAAGGCGCTGAAAAGTCAAAATTATACATTTTTGCTGATGGTCCTAAACAAAATGTAAATTCAGTTGATCTAGATAAAATACAACAGACTAGGACCACTATTGAAAAAAAGAAATGGTGTGGCGAAGTAGAAATCATCTATTCTGAAAAAAATAAAGGATTAGCAAAATCTATTACGGAAGGAGTAAATCTACTATTAAATAAGTATGGAAAAATCATTGTCCTTGAAGATGACATTGTAACATCACAAGGTTTTCTGTCATTTATGAATAATAGTCTTTCATACTATGAAAATGAAGAGAAGGTAATGCATATTGGTGGTTTTTTACCTCCAAATCAGAAGTTAGCTTCTACCTTAGAAACACCTTTTTTCTCTCCTTTTATGAGCTGCTGGGGATGGGCCACTTGGAAACGAGCATGGGATAAAATTAATCTAAATGAAAATGAACTACATCAGTACCTTCAAGACAACAATTCTTTTAATGAATATAACTTAGATGGGACTCTAGAATTTCATAAACAACTTGAAGATAATATTTCTGGTAAAATTTCAACTTGGGCAATAAAGTGGTATTCATCTATTTTTATTGAAAAAGGTTTATGCCTATACCCTCATCATTCTATGGTTCAGAATATTGGTCAAGATGGTAGTGGTGTACATAGTGGTACCATGTACTACAATCCTTACTACATCGAAAAGCTATTAGAATCTGAGACTATACCTTCTAGTCTTTTAATAGAAGAGTCTCAAGTTGGTAGAGAGTACTTAAAGTCATTTTATAATAATCTCAAGAAAAAAAGTTTCAGACGTTATATGATTAAAGCATTTAATAAAATTCAAACACTTTTAAAGTAG
- a CDS encoding S1C family serine protease: MKKLLLTSIIGLASGIAGAFIFNVLHQNQDNILPYEVNLSNTKSNVDPNIIQLANRINQLENSSFTSNNNPKGGKSLPLNFIKASDNSRKSVVYIKTYEKNQYRRQSWADLFFGGRGQTYEKNMQMGSGSGVIFSNDGFIVTNNHVIKGADKVEVIYNRRSYVAKVIGVDTSSDIALIKIEENDMPAITIASSKDLAVGDWVLAVGNPFNLTSTVTAGIVSAKGRRINIMKDMFPLESFIQTDAAINPGNSGGALVNVHGELVGINTAILSRTGSYAGYGFAVPSDIVAKIVNDLKHYGAVQKAFLGAEVLEVNEEIYKKLSLPSIEGVVLTKIQQGGAAEKSGMKTGDLIISINNSPIQDQAMYNEFLSYHNPGDEIELLFYRDKELKRKSLTLTNIDGTTDIAKKELYEAENIGAIFESLPTLEKSKLGLKSGIRVNKIERGGLINRMRIKEGMVIISVNNYPINRPEDFTYILERVQGRVLIEVMTNSGRVTSYLYSF; encoded by the coding sequence ATGAAAAAGTTACTTCTAACATCAATTATAGGATTAGCATCAGGAATAGCAGGAGCCTTCATTTTTAATGTGCTCCACCAAAATCAAGACAATATCTTACCATACGAAGTCAACTTGAGCAATACAAAATCAAATGTTGATCCTAATATTATTCAATTAGCTAATCGGATTAATCAGCTAGAAAATTCCAGCTTTACCTCCAATAATAATCCCAAAGGAGGAAAATCTCTTCCCCTTAACTTCATCAAAGCATCTGATAATAGTCGTAAATCAGTTGTTTATATAAAAACTTATGAGAAGAATCAGTACCGAAGACAATCTTGGGCTGATCTATTCTTTGGAGGCAGAGGCCAGACCTATGAAAAAAATATGCAAATGGGTTCGGGTTCGGGTGTAATTTTCTCAAACGATGGTTTTATAGTAACCAATAATCATGTCATTAAAGGTGCTGATAAAGTTGAAGTTATTTACAACAGAAGAAGCTATGTGGCAAAAGTAATTGGAGTAGATACATCATCGGATATTGCACTGATAAAGATAGAAGAAAACGATATGCCAGCAATTACGATTGCTAGCTCTAAAGATTTGGCTGTGGGTGATTGGGTATTGGCTGTCGGAAACCCATTTAATCTTACCTCGACAGTTACGGCAGGTATCGTAAGTGCCAAAGGAAGACGTATTAATATTATGAAGGATATGTTTCCTTTAGAATCTTTTATCCAAACGGATGCAGCGATTAATCCAGGAAACAGCGGTGGAGCTTTGGTAAATGTTCATGGAGAATTAGTGGGTATAAATACGGCTATTCTTTCTAGAACCGGCTCTTATGCAGGTTATGGATTTGCTGTTCCGTCAGATATTGTAGCCAAAATTGTGAATGATCTAAAGCATTATGGTGCAGTACAGAAAGCTTTTCTTGGTGCTGAAGTCTTAGAAGTGAATGAGGAAATTTACAAAAAATTAAGTCTTCCATCTATTGAAGGAGTAGTACTTACAAAAATACAACAGGGAGGAGCTGCCGAAAAGTCGGGGATGAAAACTGGAGATCTTATTATAAGTATAAACAATTCTCCAATTCAAGATCAAGCCATGTATAATGAGTTTCTTAGCTATCACAACCCTGGTGATGAGATAGAACTATTATTTTATAGAGACAAAGAATTAAAACGTAAATCCCTTACCCTTACCAATATTGATGGTACTACTGATATTGCGAAAAAAGAACTTTATGAGGCTGAAAATATTGGTGCCATTTTCGAAAGCTTACCTACTCTAGAAAAATCTAAGCTAGGATTAAAATCGGGGATTAGAGTCAATAAAATTGAGAGAGGAGGATTGATCAATCGAATGAGAATAAAAGAAGGTATGGTCATTATCTCTGTGAATAATTATCCGATTAATCGCCCCGAAGACTTTACTTATATCTTAGAAAGGGTTCAAGGTAGAGTACTGATTGAAGTGATGACAAATTCTGGTAGAGTTACGAGTTACTTATACTCTTTCTAA
- a CDS encoding RNA polymerase sigma factor, whose product MAKKLFSIKRTAFSTEEIVQNITHKSNYEKTIQFIYEDNFEGIKSLILSMGGNEFDAEDIFQDAIAKLIWSIEKSKFKGSAKISTYIYTICKNMWINTQKKEYRYKLVDAQQDSYLFDESLTDETPLKEDSLNAKKQFSEALKEIGADCQSIFKSFYYEGKTFNEILSFFNGKYSTEQAIRNKKSRCLKYLRQKLEERNISSEALNNILDSSL is encoded by the coding sequence ATGGCTAAAAAATTATTCTCAATTAAACGAACAGCTTTTTCAACGGAAGAAATAGTTCAAAACATTACTCATAAGAGTAATTATGAGAAGACTATTCAATTTATTTATGAAGATAATTTTGAAGGAATCAAATCATTGATACTATCTATGGGTGGAAATGAATTTGATGCTGAAGATATCTTTCAAGATGCTATAGCTAAATTGATTTGGAGCATTGAAAAGTCTAAATTCAAAGGAAGTGCTAAAATATCCACCTATATCTACACCATCTGTAAAAATATGTGGATCAATACCCAAAAAAAGGAGTACAGATATAAGTTGGTCGATGCACAACAAGATAGCTATTTATTTGATGAATCATTGACTGATGAGACTCCCCTAAAAGAAGACAGTTTGAATGCGAAAAAACAGTTTTCTGAAGCTTTAAAAGAAATTGGAGCTGATTGCCAATCTATTTTTAAATCATTTTATTACGAGGGAAAAACCTTCAATGAAATACTCTCCTTTTTTAATGGTAAATACTCCACCGAACAAGCCATTAGAAATAAAAAAAGCAGATGCTTAAAATATCTGAGACAAAAATTAGAAGAGCGAAACATCTCCTCAGAGGCACTCAATAACATTCTAGATAGCAGCCTATAA